A window of Raineyella sp. W15-4 contains these coding sequences:
- a CDS encoding DUF3566 domain-containing protein yields MSDARPDGDVDATVLRSTEEFYGPAGVPESPTPLRRPGQEPADAVSRRTRKATLRLSHVDPWSVMKTSFVFSIAFGIAALILVLITWLVLSVSGVFTLINEQVGALLLSPGDTQQFRIQDYFGLSKTMGLTILLSVLNVVILTAMSTLLAFLYNTACRLIGGLEVTLAED; encoded by the coding sequence GTGAGTGACGCCCGACCGGACGGCGATGTCGATGCGACCGTGCTGCGGTCCACCGAGGAGTTCTACGGCCCCGCCGGGGTGCCCGAATCGCCCACCCCACTGCGTCGGCCCGGCCAGGAGCCGGCCGACGCGGTATCCCGCCGGACCCGGAAGGCCACTCTGCGACTCAGCCACGTCGACCCGTGGTCGGTGATGAAGACCTCGTTCGTCTTCTCCATCGCCTTCGGCATCGCGGCGCTGATCCTGGTGCTGATCACCTGGCTGGTGCTCTCCGTCTCCGGGGTGTTCACGCTGATCAACGAGCAGGTCGGGGCGCTGCTGCTGTCGCCCGGCGACACCCAGCAGTTCCGGATCCAGGATTACTTCGGACTGTCCAAGACGATGGGCCTGACCATCCTGCTGTCGGTGCTGAACGTGGTCATCCTGACCGCGATGTCGACGCTGCTGGCCTTCCTCTACAACACCGCCTGCCGGTTGATCGGCGGCCTGGAGGTCACTCTCGCCGAGGACTGA
- a CDS encoding L-lactate dehydrogenase produces MAPTVGNRIVLVGAGDVGAAYAYALVNQGITHDLAIIDVNETKARGEVEDLNHGVVWAPSPTDVRLGSYEADAADAALLVITAGAAQKPGETRLDLVEKNLRITGGIVRSAIDNGFHGIILMATNPVDVLSYAAWKTSGLPSSQVLGSGTTLDSARFRYLLGLLYDVAPMSVHASVVGEHGDSELPALSAATIAGVPIADELARHPERRLEIEEAFQVTVTSAQRIIAAKGSTSFGIGMALARITRAILEDQRVALPVSTLLDGEYGQHDIYLGTPAVLYRGGVERVVQIPLSEDEQRRFASSATALHEVQDRYIHSSDNS; encoded by the coding sequence ATGGCTCCCACCGTTGGTAACAGGATCGTCCTCGTCGGGGCCGGGGACGTCGGCGCCGCGTACGCATATGCCCTGGTGAACCAAGGGATCACCCACGATCTCGCGATCATCGACGTCAACGAGACCAAGGCCCGCGGTGAGGTCGAGGACCTCAACCACGGCGTCGTCTGGGCCCCTTCGCCCACCGATGTCCGGCTCGGATCGTACGAAGCCGACGCCGCCGACGCGGCACTGCTGGTGATCACCGCCGGTGCCGCCCAGAAGCCGGGCGAGACCCGGCTCGACCTGGTGGAGAAAAACCTCCGGATCACCGGCGGCATCGTCCGCAGCGCCATCGACAACGGGTTCCACGGCATCATCCTGATGGCCACCAACCCGGTCGACGTGCTCTCCTACGCCGCCTGGAAGACCTCGGGCCTGCCGAGCAGCCAGGTGCTCGGCTCGGGCACCACCCTCGACTCGGCCCGGTTCCGCTACCTGCTCGGCCTGCTCTACGACGTGGCCCCGATGAGCGTGCACGCCAGCGTGGTCGGCGAGCACGGCGACTCCGAGCTGCCGGCGCTGTCCGCCGCCACCATCGCCGGCGTCCCGATCGCCGACGAGCTGGCCCGCCACCCGGAACGCCGGCTGGAGATCGAGGAGGCCTTCCAGGTGACGGTCACCTCGGCGCAGCGGATCATCGCCGCGAAGGGCTCGACGTCCTTCGGCATCGGGATGGCGCTGGCCCGGATCACCCGCGCCATCCTCGAGGACCAGCGGGTCGCGCTGCCGGTCTCCACCCTGCTCGACGGCGAGTACGGGCAGCACGACATCTATCTGGGCACCCCGGCGGTGCTCTACCGCGGCGGTGTCGAACGGGTCGTCCAGATCCCGCTCAGCGAGGACGAGCAGCGACGGTTCGCGAGCAGCGCCACCGCTCTGCACGAGGTGCAGGACCGCTACATCCACAGCTCCGACAACAGCTGA
- a CDS encoding glycosyltransferase 87 family protein encodes MQTERDRRPMPSWWWAAVPVLLAIVLWAYVGQHDPIDLKVYRMGGEFVWHRQASLYELHDFWLPFTYPPFAAVVFAPLALLPPKAMIVATYALSGAALIRISVLVLRRLQPDVTTTVAVLLTPLALLLDPVVSNFGFGQVNLLLAWLVLEDLLAPQERRWRGVGIGLAAGIKLTPAIFWLLLLATRQRRAAVVAPLTGIGTVLLGFAVLPRSSVTYWTTTIFDSGRIGTPYYLSNQSFTGALARVLGEHTSVPWAVLSLVTVVVGIAGCALRWRQGHVVEAVLGTELIAILVSPVSWIHHLVWAWPILLLLVTAARTDVAARVIAALWGIVTISQAIWKLPHENGRELTLHGWRIVAADTYTLLAVITLAWIVTRAVVARRRSGTSSVDAPPAADAPTAD; translated from the coding sequence ATGCAGACCGAGCGCGATCGACGCCCGATGCCGTCGTGGTGGTGGGCCGCCGTCCCGGTGCTGCTCGCCATCGTGCTGTGGGCGTACGTCGGCCAGCACGACCCGATCGACCTCAAGGTCTACCGGATGGGCGGGGAGTTCGTCTGGCACCGCCAGGCCAGCCTCTACGAACTCCACGACTTCTGGCTGCCGTTCACCTACCCGCCGTTCGCGGCGGTGGTGTTCGCCCCGTTGGCCCTGCTGCCGCCCAAGGCGATGATCGTGGCCACGTACGCCCTCAGTGGCGCGGCACTGATCCGGATCAGCGTGCTGGTGCTGCGCCGCCTGCAGCCCGACGTGACCACCACCGTCGCGGTGCTGCTCACCCCACTGGCCCTGCTGCTGGACCCGGTCGTGTCGAACTTCGGGTTCGGGCAGGTCAATCTGCTGCTGGCCTGGCTGGTCCTGGAGGATCTGCTGGCACCGCAGGAGCGGCGCTGGCGCGGTGTCGGCATCGGCCTGGCCGCCGGCATCAAGCTCACCCCGGCGATCTTCTGGCTACTGCTGCTGGCCACCCGGCAGCGGCGGGCGGCGGTGGTCGCTCCGCTCACCGGGATCGGGACGGTGCTGCTGGGGTTCGCGGTGCTGCCGCGCTCCTCGGTGACGTACTGGACGACGACGATCTTCGACTCCGGCCGGATCGGCACCCCCTACTACCTCAGCAACCAGTCCTTCACCGGGGCGCTGGCGCGCGTCCTCGGCGAGCACACCTCGGTGCCGTGGGCGGTGCTGTCCCTGGTCACCGTCGTCGTCGGGATCGCCGGCTGCGCGCTGCGCTGGCGGCAGGGCCACGTGGTGGAAGCGGTGCTCGGCACCGAGCTGATCGCCATCCTGGTGTCACCGGTGTCGTGGATCCACCACCTGGTGTGGGCCTGGCCGATCCTCCTGCTGCTGGTCACCGCCGCCCGGACCGACGTCGCAGCCCGGGTGATCGCCGCCCTGTGGGGCATCGTGACGATCTCCCAGGCGATCTGGAAGCTCCCGCACGAGAACGGCCGGGAGCTGACCCTGCACGGCTGGCGGATCGTCGCCGCGGACACCTACACCCTCCTCGCGGTGATCACCCTGGCCTGGATCGTCACTCGGGCGGTCGTCGCCCGGCGCCGGTCAGGTACGTCCTCCGTCGACGCTCCGCCAGCCGCCGACGCTCCGACCGCCGACTGA
- a CDS encoding Txe/YoeB family addiction module toxin, with translation MTQAFLSQCLNVSIIETLRQEVASGAPDVDGLVVRLSCNLLIDACLREPFTGIGKPEQLKYGAQGSWSRRISDEHRLVYPGDVDDLVILQARYHY, from the coding sequence ATGACGCAGGCCTTCCTGTCTCAATGTCTCAATGTCTCAATCATAGAGACATTGAGACAGGAGGTTGCTTCCGGCGCCCCGGATGTCGACGGCCTAGTGGTACGACTGTCCTGCAACCTGCTCATCGACGCCTGCCTGCGTGAACCGTTCACCGGTATCGGCAAGCCCGAACAGCTCAAGTACGGCGCGCAGGGATCCTGGTCCCGCCGCATCAGCGACGAACACCGGCTCGTGTACCCCGGCGACGTCGACGACCTGGTGATTCTCCAGGCGCGATACCACTACTGA
- a CDS encoding Fic family protein, which produces MSLYRQPTLDDRDREVLTEIHGLKADLAAVLRVPARWRGALRRTSRARAIRGSNSIEGINATPDDALAVVDDQPPLTADDRVIAEITAYRRVLTYVLHMIGDPDVRPDLQTIKSLHFFLLEHDLEKSPGQFRSSDIYVHDELHDRLVYRGPDPEAVPALMGEFADELCSEREGDPIVVAAMAHLNLVMIHPFRDGNGRMARILQTFILGRDGILEPDFSSIEEWLGRNTEDYYTILAATGRGAWNPGNDAHDWVRFTLRAHHMQAHTVRRRFDEVREIWNRLLELGEPLGLPERSYDALVDAALGYRVQRPGYATQTGVEDRTATRDLKQLVDAGLLDAHGQTRGRYYVAGEPIRQLRQAIRAVRTPLADPYPDLMRTVRASTL; this is translated from the coding sequence ATGAGCCTCTACCGACAGCCGACGCTGGATGATCGAGATCGCGAGGTCCTGACCGAGATCCACGGCCTGAAGGCCGACTTGGCTGCTGTCCTGCGCGTCCCTGCTCGCTGGCGAGGGGCTCTGCGCCGCACCTCACGCGCCAGGGCGATCCGCGGCTCGAACAGCATCGAGGGGATCAACGCCACCCCGGACGACGCCCTGGCGGTCGTCGACGATCAGCCCCCGCTGACGGCCGACGACCGTGTGATCGCCGAGATCACCGCCTACCGCAGGGTATTGACCTATGTCCTGCACATGATCGGCGACCCCGACGTACGCCCTGACCTGCAGACCATCAAGTCGTTGCACTTCTTTCTGCTCGAGCACGACCTCGAGAAGTCCCCTGGCCAGTTCCGATCGTCCGACATCTACGTTCACGACGAACTGCACGATCGGCTGGTCTACCGGGGTCCGGATCCCGAGGCGGTCCCCGCCTTGATGGGGGAGTTCGCCGACGAACTCTGCAGCGAGCGGGAGGGTGACCCGATCGTGGTCGCCGCCATGGCCCACCTGAACCTGGTGATGATCCACCCGTTCCGTGACGGCAACGGCCGCATGGCGCGCATCCTGCAGACGTTCATCCTGGGCCGTGACGGCATCCTCGAACCGGACTTCTCCAGCATCGAGGAGTGGCTGGGGCGCAACACTGAGGACTACTACACCATCCTCGCCGCGACCGGACGCGGTGCCTGGAATCCCGGCAACGACGCCCACGACTGGGTCCGCTTCACCCTCCGGGCCCACCACATGCAGGCCCACACGGTGCGAAGACGTTTCGACGAGGTTCGCGAGATCTGGAACCGGCTGCTGGAGCTCGGGGAGCCACTCGGCCTCCCCGAGCGCTCCTACGACGCTTTGGTGGACGCTGCCCTCGGCTACCGCGTGCAGCGGCCCGGGTACGCCACGCAGACGGGCGTGGAGGACCGCACCGCGACCAGAGACCTCAAGCAGTTGGTGGATGCCGGTCTCCTCGATGCCCACGGCCAGACCCGCGGGCGCTACTACGTTGCCGGGGAGCCGATTCGGCAACTGCGCCAGGCGATCCGAGCCGTCAGGACGCCACTGGCCGACCCGTACCCCGACCTGATGCGGACCGTACGAGCGTCGACACTCTGA